In a genomic window of Carassius carassius chromosome 43, fCarCar2.1, whole genome shotgun sequence:
- the dapk2b gene encoding death-associated protein kinase 2 isoform X2, which translates to MGTLGMAVFNQQKVEDFYDIGEELGSGQFAIVKRCKEKSTGVEYAAKFIKKRQSRASRRGVRREEIEREVDILQELQHPNIITLHDIYENHTDMVLILELVSGGELFDFLAQKESLSEEEATEFIKQILNGVQYLHSKKIAHFDLKPENIMLLDNNIQRPRIKLIDFGLAHRIKDGVEFKNIFGTPEFVAPEIVNYEQLGLEADMWSIGVITYILLSGASPFLGDSKQETLANISAVNFEFDEEFFGSTSELAKSFIRQLLVKDTRKRLKIQDALNHPWIKTHEQLEDNSATVEVQTKVESQQLKTKRLKEYTIQSHSSMPPNNTYVNFERFANVLEDISLVEMGLEKVAQNRESLQDDVEALLSIYTEKEAWYKEESESIRQELSQMRYKFRKAEVLRKGLQEDLRTTDASLASIDSRYLTREAHLSSLRQELNAELRWLEEVMGSLNGEAGNKGFRSISALNNEVNEALKELLSKDCGGDLHPQVQPEI; encoded by the exons TGGGCAGTTTGCTATCGTGAAGCGCTGTAAAGAGAAGAGTACAGGTGTGGAATATGCTGCAAAGTTCATAAAGAAGCGGCAGAGTCGGGCGAGCCGGAGAGGCGTTCGGCGAGAGGAGATCGAGAGAGAGGTGGACATCCTACAGGAGCTCCAGCATCCCAACATCATCACGTTGCATGACATTTACGAGAACCACACTGACATGGTGCTCATCCTGGAGCT TGTTTCAGGAGGCGAGCTCTTCGACTTCCTGGCTCAGAAGGAGTCGCTGAGTGAAGAGGAAGCCACAGAATTCATCAAACAGATCCTCAACGGAGTTCAGTATCTGCACTCCAAGAAAATTGCACATTTTGACCTGAAG CCTGAAAATATCATGCTGCTGGATAACAATATCCAACGTCCGCGGATTAAACTTATCGACTTTGGATTGGCGCATAGGATCAAGGACGGAgtggagttcaaaaacatttttgggACTCCAGAATTTGTTG CTCCAGAGATAGTCAACTATGAGCAGCTGGGATTAGAGGCGGACATGTG GAGCATCGGAGTCATCACATACATCCT GTTAAGTGGGGCATCGCCGTTCCTGGGCGACTCTAAGCAGGAAACTCTTGCAAACATCTCAGCAGTGAACTTTGAATTTGATGAGGAGTTCTTCGGCAGCACTAGTGAACTGGCCAAAAGCTTTATCAGACAGCTGCTGGTGAAAGATACGAG AAAGAGGCTTAAGATACAAGATGCACTCAACCACCCCTGGATTAAG ACCCACGAACAGCTAGAGGACAACAGTGCCACCGTAGAGGTGCAAACAAAAGTGGAATCGCAGCAGCTGAAGACCAAACGCCTGAAAGAGTACACCATTCAATCCCACTCCAGCATGCCACCCAACAACACCTATGTCAACTTTGAGCGTTTCGCCAACGTTCTGGAGGACATCTCGTTGGTGGAAATGGGTCTCGAAAAAGTGGCTCAGAATCGTGAATCCCTTCAGGATGATGTTGAGGCTCTTCTCTCCATCTACACTGAGAAGGAAGCTTGGTATAAAGAGGAGAGCGAAAGCATTCGTCAGGAGCTCTCGCAGATGCGCTACAAATTTCGCAAAGCAGAGGTGTTGAGGAAAGGCCTCCAGGAGGACTTGAGGACAACTGACGCCAGCTTAGCCAGCATTGACAGTCGCTACTTGACTAGAGAAGCACACCTGAGCTCCCTCAGACAGGAGCTGAACGCTGAACTCAGATGGTTGGAGGAGGTTATGGGATCACTAAATGGAGAGGCTGGGAACAAGGGGTTCAGATCCATTTCAGCTCTGAACAATGAGGTGAACGAGGCCCTGAAGGAGCTGCTGAGCAAGGACTGTGGTGGCGATCTACATCCTCAAGTGCAGCCAGAAATCTAG